ATGACGTCGACGAGTACAAAGATACAGAATCGCGCAGATCGTAGTCTCCCGACTGACAAGCCGTTCGGTTTTCAAGGCATGAAGAGCTTGTTGCCGCACTTGCAGCGCCAGGCTTCGGGGTAGTACTCCAGCGGCAGGCTCACTCCCGGGTGGATCGGGACATGGACCGGCTTACACGGGGAGCACTTCCCGCACTTTGACCGGCAACTCGGAGGCGACGACCCCGGCCCAACTGTTCTCAGTCTCTGCTGCACGGCTGCCCCACTACCGCTCCTGATTGTTAGCTTCTTCTCGGGCTCTCCTGCTTCTCGACTTCCTGTTACGAACACTATTAGCAACTCGATATACATAAGAATGATTTGAATTTGGAAGAACCATACGGATGTGGCGCTAGGCCAGGTTCGACTTCCTAGGATAAGTTATACCATGTTTCCAAGTGTGTGCTTACTGAGTTGGTTAAGGGAGAGGGCGGAAGCGGAGGCGAATAGGAGGAGAGTGAGGGCCGCGGTGGCAGTCACCAAATGTTGAAGGCGGCAGTGGCGGTGATATGCGCCGCCCATCGCCGGCGGCTATCTCCTCAACTCAGCTGTGCAGGCCAGGCCAGGCCAGACCACGACCGGATGAGAGGAAGATTGTATAATTCAACTGCAAAATTGTGGGGATTCGAGTCAAAAGACACAAAGCCAAAATAGCAAAAGATTTTattgtagagagagagagatgtttTCTTTCTGTTGAATCTCTTTGCTTTATGGGGGTCTGGTGAGGCGAAGGAATACTGCCTTTTTTGGGTTTACTGTGTCTGTCGGGAGCTTCCATCATCCCATCTTAAATCTGCAGTTCCTAATGATTTTGCCAGTTAGTTTTACCAAAGTTTTGCAGCAATATGATCACCAGGGATTTGCCGATTAACACGCAATATTAGTTCTGACCGATCCGATCCCACTCCCAATTAATTCGATGATTGAGTGTCATAAAAGTTCATAAAAGCACATAATTGAAATGTCATAAGTCACCCATACGTGTGTAGTCtttctattgaaaaaaaaaaagaattttcaaGTTCACATCTCTATATCCAAATTCATAACAGCCCCAatcacgtttttttttttgctaaattaAAGGCTAGGTCGGCTAATTAACCCGCTGTAGCTGCCCAAACTAAGGGAACCTAACCGCCATGGAATGTTCCTTTCGCCATAGCTCGCTAAAACTTTTGTTCAACTTGATCACTGCAGCCCCACCAACATACTAGTGAATTAAGTCCAAGGCCCACTGGATCAAGTATTATGGGCCAGCTACCGCCATCCTATAATGCACCCACATAGTGGCGAGTTCTACGTCCTCAGTGAGGTTCGAACTTGTGATGTTCAAGTGGAGCGCATGATGCTTAACCACTAGACCACCGTGCTGGTGGTAACAGCCCCAATCACGTTAATCGAAAGTAATCTGGGCTCAACAACCAGTTAATATATTGCTGCTCGAATTTTCCGAGTTGAACATGTGCATGATTAACGCTAATGTTATATGCTCGGGGTTTAGTAAAAACTAAAGCATACACAGAGAATAAATATTCTGAGCCTTCTGTTCCTGCTATAATTCAGCCAAGTTGTTTACTGAGTGAAGCTCGGAGTGGTGTCCATTCTCCCAACTACTCTTACAAGCTTGCAGGGGTCCTTTTGTTTTGATTGCTCAGAGCTTGGGAGCTGCAGAGCTTATGGTTGAAGTACTGCTTGTGGCCCTTTAGGCTTTGTTTGGATTATGGGATTTGAAGGGACGACGTGGGGTAGTTTGTAGGGAAATTCTAATATGACGTTTTTATTGTAATAGGCCTTGCTGTTTAGTGGATTTGAAGTGTATGTGTACTTGGATGAGCGGTCATGAGGCTTATCCAATGGGTGCGGTACTCGGATTTTTAGCTCggtttttaaataaaatcatcacttatctggaaaaatttCAAGACTTTGATGCAAAAGTCActgatataatttttatttagaagATCTTATTTTCACATTGAacgacaacttcccctccagCCCCTGGGGTTGCCACATTGCTTCAACATTGTCTACTATGTGGATCCGAATAGGAGAAAGTCTTATATATAACGGACATATCATGTGACATGTATCACAAATCAATTGGTGTTAAACATATCAGCACCAGTTGTTATAAATTTTGGAAATGGTATagtctaaaaaaaaaaaaaaaattgtcttgTGATATAATAACACGTGGTATACAAGACTTTCCACATAGTTTTGCggtgattaaaaaataatcttattccaaataatttgataaaatgCATCAATTACATAATTAGTAGACCCCAAGAGTAAGAGCGAGGTGAATTAATATTGATTTGAAATAATTGCACAACAGGAGCAAAATGACCACTTAAGTAAGATAATACAGATTAAAGGTTGAAATTACGTTTAATTTGATTCAACTTGtttgataaatttaatttgattaactTGTTTGATAAATTTAAAGAGATTTGATATGACTTAAtaatttaagttaaaaaagGTACTTTGTtatttgggcttcggcccgtATTTCACGCCAAAAAAAGGCACTTTATCATTAAGTGACCAGGaaactctttttctttctttttctcttaatcACTCTATAAATTAAgttcttttcaaatttacaGCGGTACCTTtgcacattttttttaattacatatCAAATCCGATTCTCATAGAcaggagagagaagagaaagggAGAGATAAAGAGCGGTTCAGGAAAAGGAACGGTGGGGCCGATGATTGACCATGCCTCCTCGCAAtgcctcctctctctctctctctgtactCTTGTGaagtgagagagagggagaaccAAGGGGCTCGATCGATAGCAGCCTCTGGTGCATTGATGATGTCACTAGGGACCATAGCAATCCACTATGGGGCCCCATCGCTCAAATTTCTCTCCCTCGCTCTTTGCAAGAGGAGAGCAAGTGAGACTGTTATGGTCGGTGGTGACCCCAACCCCAATCACCAATGCTTGATGGTGGTCATCTACAAGCATTAAGGCCGCCAATTCCTCTTCAAAGATGGTAGTGGTGGTGCTTCTCAAATcattaaatctttttctttccaaaagaattttttttcagttatgaAGGAGGTTCATGAGTtgaatacaataaaataaaattttcaataattaatatagaGGCACGGATAGTCCAATTAAGTATTAAATctaaaatctcttgattattaGGCGAGAGTCTGTGGCACTGTGTTACATTTCTTTTGATATGTTTGTTATTGAGaatgttttaaaaaagaaaatacaattttatttatgcgGCCTAAagtgggaaaaaaaagagcaaagatTTGCACCTATTTcatcttattatatttttttctcttgccAAACAAGATTAacataattaaataagaaCTCACTACATTTAATACTTCATAATTCAgtacttaaaattaatttgaaatgaGCACCGCCTAAGTTCTGTTATATTTGGTTAAGAAGCCATTGATCAGTCttaggttatctactccaaagAACTAGCCATGCATGATagattgatttttctttttatttattaaaaaaatgctcGCTACGTGTTGAGTGTCATATATTGAGATATTGATCAGAAATCCATGGTTTCTCAAAAGATTCAGTATTACAACACGTCAGCTTGAATTTTTAGATTAGAAATTAGTATAATCTCTGATAGGGCCAATGTGTGGATATTTGCCAATATCGGAGCCGGTTACGCATTCATGCGCCTGAGTGTGTTCACACTACATCAAGTCTAACGCAtttgtttcaacttaattaaataagtacttaaaagttagttataagttaattataagagaaaatgaatataaGAAAGATGGAAAGATGATAGATAAAGGTCTAAATTACTTAATCATCAAGCAAATAatcacttaatgaaataagtagaaaattttaacttaatgaaATGAGTCATTCTTCACTTATTGATGTATCCTTATTCATTCCTTCATTCTTCCTATGCATTTCTTtccttaactaattaagtgcttaatttttaagcacttaagTTATCAAACACCACCTAAATCCAGTCAGAGTGTGGAATTAGTGGCTAGTTTTTGCCCGAACACAGAAGAGGAAAAGACCGCCTCATGGCCATCAATATTGGTAAGTCCGAGTGCGAAGAGAAAGCCCATCTCGTTGTCATTTATACCCTCCTCCTACTCTTACCCGAGGtgtagaaaaaagaaatgccACCTCTAGTTATATCTGAGCACAGAAATGGTTCTAGCTCATACTCAATTCTTGAGAGTGGGTGCTCAAGTCCACGTGACACGTATATGTAATGTGTCAAGTCACACTTTGTTACGTGGAAGCGAATGTTGAAAGTTATTGTTCCACATCGAAATATTGTTGATGAAAGTTATTTTACACTCTAATTGCAGGTTATTGCACCAGCTGGATTGAGCTCCACCATCATTTAACGGACCATCAAGTGACAATAGACTTGAAGCACCGAATTTTCTCATTTCTTGATTGTAACGATTAACCAACAGCGAAATATTGATGGTGCATGAAAGTTATTTCACACTATATATAATTGCAGGTTATTGCACCCGCTGGATTGAGCTCCACCATCATTAAGCCCTAATTTGAATGGCAAGGGGACCATCAAGGGACAATGGGCTTAAGCAccaaattttcttcatttcttgATTGTAACGAataactattaaaattttccttgAATATAAATGATTTTCACGATTTATGTTTAAATAAAGgtctcattatatattttgaaaaacgCAAAGTTTTCTTGACaactaaataatatttttttcatagttATATAAGAAGACTCATAGGCCTGTATATAAATGAACTAGGTTGTTGGATCGTGGCGTAACACgaattttattcaaaaaatttcataatatgAAACTAAGTTGAATATAATAATTGATATGGATTAGAGAGTTTCTGTTAAATTACaattcacttttttttaaccCCACGAATATAAACATGGTAAATTTTACATtacaattataaataattaattcgaGAATTATTGGCAAAGATTCATTTACATATTTATCATTTTGATAATCAaaaatttttctaataaaataatttttaaaattctattaaGACAAAATCCTCAATTTTATTCAACAAAATgatagtataatgaaataaaaatctaaaataactaataaacGAATACATATAGTTCAACAACTaatattcaattgaaaatttcttaattatcagATTAAGGCGTGCGCGCTAAACTAATcctctttgatttttttaactcgtttaattgttttttcttGTAAGATATCAATGAGAAAGATATGATTATCTTTGTTTCTTGATTGGCTTGGCCACCACCTCTCGCATTCCATGATCGGTCCTTCATCTACAGCGTACGATTTTGACCGAACAATGAA
The sequence above is drawn from the Punica granatum isolate Tunisia-2019 chromosome 5, ASM765513v2, whole genome shotgun sequence genome and encodes:
- the LOC116208685 gene encoding EPIDERMAL PATTERNING FACTOR-like protein 5, with product MGGAYHRHCRLQHLVTATAALTLLLFASASALSLNQLRSREAGEPEKKLTIRSGSGAAVQQRLRTVGPGSSPPSCRSKCGKCSPCKPVHVPIHPGVSLPLEYYPEAWRCKCGNKLFMP